Part of the Bifidobacterium sp. ESL0775 genome is shown below.
ATTCCTTGGCCAAATCAGGCAGACGGTAAACCAGCTCACCCAGATACTCGATGGAAGTGAAACCAGCGCCACACACCACAATCCGAAGGTCGTTGGCATCATGGCTGGTCTTGTAACGCTTCAACGTGTCCTCGAGGTGCTTGCGTGCGGCGAGCGCGGTGTCGACATCGATCAGCGGCCAGCCGTTCTCCCGGGCGCCCTTGATGCCGAACGTCTCGGACTCGAAGCCCAACGCGTTGACCAGATAATCGTAGGAAAGGGAATCGGAATTCTTGAGCTCCACTTTTTTGGCGTCCTGGTCGACCTTGGTCACCTCGTCGATGACGACCCGGACATTCTTTTTCTTGGCGAATACCTGAGCTACGTCAAACGTAATATCCGCTGGCTCCTTGGTACCGGCCGCGACCTCATGCAGCTCGGTGGATTGGTAGTGATACGGATTCTTGTTGACCAGAACGATCTGCGCATCCACCTTGGCAGCCGCCAGCCGCTTAACCATTCTCATTCCGGCGTAACCGGCGCCAAGAACAACGATTCTTTTCATAATGCCACCTTTTCCTAGTAATCCAAAGGACTGAACGGCAGCATAATGAGATAGACGCCGCCATTGCCTACACAACCCAAGATTATATTGTCAGCCGAACAAAAAACGTTTTTCGGCACTACAAAATCGACATGTCAGACGTTAATCGATGGTTTTTATGGTCAATGTCACACTTGCCACCACGCAGACTTCGTCATCGGCCCGTCAAAACGCAAAACAACACCTAAAAGATGGACCTGGCCTACGGTGCTACTTCCTCATGATGTCCGGCACATCCGTCAGCTCGGCGACGGAGCGGTCGGCGACCATCTTCTTGGCGGCCGAGGCCTTGGCGCCCTTGAGCTTCCAGTGACCCATCACGTTCACTTCGGCGATGCCGGTTTTCGGCCCAAGTGAGCAGAGCGTCCCCAAGGACTTGTAGACGAACTTCTTGGGTTCGCCGCCCTTGATGCGCGCCACGATGTTGTCGGCCGCGCAATCGGCCTGGGCGATGGAGATCTGCGCCGTGGTCGGATAGAGGCGGCCGTTGTCCGGATTCGGCACGGCCGAGACATCACCGACAAGGAATTCCTCGGGATGGCCCTTGACCGACAGATCGTCCTCGACGACCACCCGGTTGCGCTTCTGGTCATAACCCGAATCCGCGATGACATGGCTGCCATGCACACCGGTGGTCCAAATGATCGTGTGCGCCGGGAAGACAGTGTCGTTGCTGACCACGGCGTCCGGCTTGACCTCGGTGATCGGAGTCGAGACATGGAACGTCACGCCTTTGCCTTCAAGGAACTTCACGCCCCAATCAGCTAGCTTGGGATCGAACATCGGCAGAATCCTTGGCGTCGCCTCAATGCAGTCGATCTTGACCTGGTCAAGCGGGAAACCGTACTCTTCTGCGAGATCGGGCAGGCGATAGACCAGCTCACCCAGATACTCGATGGAAGTGAAGCCGGCGCCACACACCACGATATGCAGGTCGTTGGCATCATGGCTGGTCTTGTAACGCTTCAATGTTTCCTCGAGGTGGTTGCGGGCCGCCACGGCTGTGTCGATATCCAGTATCGGCCAGCCGTTCTCGTCGGCGCCCTTGATGCCGAACGTCTCGGACTCGAAGCCCAACGCGTTGACCAGATAGTCATAGGCAAGGGGGTTGGAGCCTTTCAGATCCACCTTCTTGGCGTCCTGGTCGACCTTGGTCACCTCGTCGATGATCACTTTGACGCTGGAATCGACGGCCTTGCGGATGTCGAACGTAATCTCGTCCGGCTGCTTGGTGCCGGCCGCGACCTCATGCAGCTCGGTGGATTGGTAATGGTATGGATTCTTGTTGATCAGGATGATCTGTGCGCCCGTATTGGCCTTGGCCAATTGCTTCGCGGCACGCATGCCGCCATATCCAGCACCAAGAATAGCGATTGTCGTCATCGTAACCCCCTCCATTGGGAATCGTTGCAAGACAAAGACACCTACGATGTGCCCTCACTTGTGAGACTTGTCTACACTGTCTAATTTATCCAACGCGGGCAACAAATTATGGTCGACTTGCATAATCAGATACATTTCTGCACAAAACGGTGGTGATTTCACTATATCGGACACAAAAACAAGCGCCGCATCGCGTTTCAGAATCTGTGAAGAAGTACCCCCCAAGAGAGTCGAACTCTTGTTGTCAGATTGAAAGTCTGGTGTCCTAACCGTTAGACGAGGGGGGCTAACAACCTAACCAGTCTAAAATACGAACCCGACGCGGGCAAGTGTCGGCGTGTTGGCAAAGGCCGGAGTCCACGCACCAACTAAGCCGCAAAACGCGGGACGGTTCAGATTCAGCAGAACAGCCCAGTAAATCTCGAATCACCCGCAATAAGTCTCCCATGAATCATTCATCCGCCGAATGAATCCACGCCCGTCGGGTTCCGCAACGATTACTTCGCCTGATAGGTGAAATCATGGATGACGCGCCCCGCGGCCAGTCCCTTCTTCTCGAAGTTCGTCAATATCCTGCCCTCGTACCGTTGCGATTCCTTGAAATCGGCATGGGGCAACGTCGCGGCCTTGTCAGCCGTGCCCTTGCCCACGTGCTCGGTCGGCAAGGAGACCGTAAGCGTCCCGGCATTGGTGAAATCATCGCGCCCGTCCATCACCTCGTGGACGTGCAAGGCGTAGTCCTCGATGTCGGTGGCGAGCCGCCAGACACTCCCCTTGCGCAGGGCCCGGTGCACGTCGGAGGCGAGCGCCGGCTGAACGAGGCGCCGCTTATGGTGCCGCATCTTCGGCCACGGGTCCGGGAAGAACGTCCAGACCTCGTCCGCCACGCCGGACTCGCTTGCCGCGAACAATTCCGGTGCGTTGATCTGGGCGATGCGCAGGTTGGAAAGGCCCAGCTTGCCGGCCCGCAGCATCGTATGGGCCACGCCAGGGTCATAGACCTCCACGGCGAGGAAGTTCGTTCCAGGACGGTTCTGGGCGGCCGCAATGACGTTCTCGCCCTGCCCCGTGCCGATTTCGATGACCAACGGATGGCTGTTGCCCCAAGTCTCGCCCACAAACGCCCGATCAAAGACGAATCCCGGCCTCACGTCGAGCAGGCCCGGGCCGGCATTGACGTCGAGCAGGAAATCCGGCGCATAACGCTGCCAGGCGCGCCTCAGCCGGTCGTCGAGGCGTCCGGTCCGCCGCACGAAGGAGAGAACTTGGTGGATTCTATGGTCGTTTTCTTGCACGGCAGTCAAGTCTAGCGGAGGGCTGACCCGAGAACTTCACTTTCCGCGCGTAGACTGGTCCACATGAACAGTAACGATTTCGGCGGCGACACCCCGCAAGGTTCCGGACGTGGGGATTCCCAATATTCCGGTCCGCAGCAAAACCAGAACCCGTCTTACGGCCAGGCACCACAGTGGCAGGAGCCCTCCTACCAGCAAAACGCCGGATATCAGGCACCTTATTCCTATAACGCGGGTTACGGCGCGCAGAACAACCCAACGCCGGATTATGGGGCATACGGCCCCATGTCGATGGGACCTCAAAACTATTACTCCCCTGAGCCATATCAAAAATGGAACACGATGTGCATCATCGGCTTCATTCTTTCGTTCTTCGTCCCCGTCGTCGGTCTGGTGCTTTCCATCGTCGCTCTGATCCAAATCAACCACAGCGGCGAAAAAAGCAAGGCGATGTCCATCGCGGGCATCGTCATCAGCGTGGTGTCGACGATACTGAGCATCATCCTCGCCATCGCCCTTGTGGCCGCGTTGGGCTACGGCGTCAGCCATTATGGCGACACCGACTGCCACGGCTCCGATTACAGCTCCAATCCTTTCAACGATGACGACGACCCGGATGACGACGGCGAGGACACCGGTTACACCTATTATCGCTACGATTCACCGCAAGACCACATCGTCACCTCCTCCGATCTCGCAATATCTTGGTGATTTTCTAATGCCTTCCATGGTGGATCGCACAAATCACTGTGCCTATAGGCGACACGCTGAAATGGCTCAAGGGTTGCGCTTGGCTGGAATCTGAGTAAGATTAACACACGGCTGCTTGATGAAAGCAAGCCACGGCTCCGTAGCTCAGTTGGTTAGAGCGCCGCCCTGTCACGGCGGAGGTCACCAGTTCAAGTCTGGCCGGAGTCGCTCGAATGGTCTAGAACCCGGTACGCCGGGTTTTTGATTATTCATGGCTCTGTAGCTCAGTTGGTAGAGCGAACGACTGAAAATCGTTAGGTCAGCGGATCGATGCCGCTCGGAGCCACCACTAGGTCTCGAAACCTAGTAATTCCAACGGTTTCGAGACTTTTTCGTTTTCTGGAATCTCCGCTATCAAATCCAACTCAGAAAATCCGTTTAATGCCACGTATCCATATCATCTAACAACAGTACGTTTTGCAATCCCCGCTCCTGAAGTGAAAGACCATAAGAGCAGTGAAAACACAGTTACGAAAGTAGCAACAGCAAGAACAGCCACAATTGCAGGCTGAATAACACCAGATCCTTGAGATGGGTAAAGGCGCAATGCGAAACCGGTATGAGCTTGGAATGGTTGTGTCAGTAGATTCGCCAATACAAGCATGATTCCGAAACCAAGTCCGTAGAATTGGCCGAACAGCGACATACCCAAGAGAATCAAGGCTATGTCGACGAATACATTGGCAAGAATAATCGGGATTGGCGCCTCTGTTGGACGGAAAGCGGCCACGAACGCGCCGACACCTAGTGGAATGGCCAGTGACATGGATGAGGCCAGAAGCGAGTGCAGGAACGAGCGTCTCGGTGCGAACCGTTCCCAAAAAGGCATACGAGATGTGAAAAGCACAAGGCTGGCCGTGATACAGAGTACACAGAGCAGTTCGAGCAGCGGGACGGTCATGACCGCCTGTCTGGTACTCTGAGGGCATCCTACATAGCCGGCACCAGTGTAGACGGGTTGTGACGAAGACGGATCCGGGAAACAGACATTGTCCACGTAAACAGGCGTGTACGAGATCGAATCAGGCAGGACGGCCGGAAACAGGGCAGTGCAAAACGTCGCGCAGAGAAGCATGATGATTGCTGCGATGCCATATCTGCCTTCAAGCCATGCCGGATGAAACGATAACGACTTTCCTGCCATCGGGATCCTCCCCCCCTACTTTTCATTCCGGCCTATTGAATCCGTCAGCACCTGTTCGGGAGTCAGAGTGCAGGTATCGAGGGCCGCTGCGTTGCGCTTGATGAATCCTTGCAATTGGCTGTCGGTTGCCGAGCCCAACGTCTTGATGGTCTTATCACCAGTTCCTTCAATGTAATACATGGACGACAATCCTGTGCCTTTGCTGCCATAGGCATGATCCCTCATGGCGATCGGCAGCTGACCCAATATGAATGCGGTCACGTCAGCCCCGTTTCGCAGTGTCTTCTGCTCGAAAACGGTTTTGCCGGCAGCCTGTGCACAACGTGCAGGCAAATATTGGCTGACGATGACCTGCATGACCATCGACAGGTCACTATAGTCACGGTTTTTCTGGGTGGCGGTATCGGTCATGATTTCAATCGCTTTGGTATTCGGACCGTTCATCGGAATCATGCGTTTGCCTTCATCAGTAATGTTCCATCGTTCCTGATTTGTTTCAGGCGTGAAAGCATTGCCAAGCAGCAAGTAGAGTTTTTTCGCCGGAACCCGCCCGCCGTTTATCTGATCAGCAGGCATCCATTGTAAGGCGGAACGCACATAGGCCGCATATCGGAGGTGATGAACCTGATCATCCGGATGTGAGCAGACCGTCACACCGGATTGTTCGATATCCTCACAGACCGGCGTAAACGGGTCCGTTCGCCGCCAGATGCCGATACCGGATAACGCAATCGAGAATCCCAACGCCACCGGTATCACGACAATCGCGCATATCGCCTTCGTCGCCGCGGCCCTGTGCCGAGTAATCGTGGATTGTGCCACATACAGACAGGCAAGAAGGCAGGTTGCCGCTACAGCCAAGAAGAACACGGTACGGACGATGAAGCCGGGAACGGACATCCGCAATCCCGGTTCGGCACCGATGCCGGAGTCGGAAACCGGCAACACTGCCGACAGACCACCTCCCCATACCCGCGGCGAAGTGGTGCCTTCCGGAACTTTTGGACGGACCGCAAAGAACCCGCCCAAGCACAACAGCGCCAATGCAATTCCCACGCCGGCTACAGACCATTTGCTGCCGGTCATCGCGCCTATGGCATAGCCAAGGCAACAGCAGACGAACAATACCGTCATGCCGCCAATAATCGGGAGCAGCGGGAACGGGCCGGGGGACACATTCATCGTCCTGATAATGGCAGGCAGACACGCGAGCGGATACGACAACGCACACAACAAACCGGCTTTGACCATCGGCACCACGTACCGGCTCGCACGCACACCTTTCCACAAGGGAGCAATCATGCTTTGCGAGCGGTATATCGCGCATGAAAGCCAGGCGCCATACACGCCGGCAAGCACATCCGAGAACACATGCATCCAAGACAAGTCAAGCTGCAAATGGGCGTTACTTACCCCTACCGTGCCCGCAGCGTCAAGAATGCCGTAGTTACGAATCCCCAGCATCAATGGATAGGCCATCATCAGCGCAAAGAACAATATCGTGCTAAAAAGCGGCAACGGCCACAGCAGGGCACCCGGATGGAACCGTTTGTGCCCAAATGAACGCGTCTCATTCATCGCGAACCTTCTTCGGATCGTCGGATTGCACCGGTTTGGAAACGGCCCCACCGCCTTGCCTACGCTCCGCATCCATCAATGCTTCATAGCCCAGTTCCCATACCGAGGCCAGCGCATCCGATCGTCCTTTACCACGAGCTGCAAGGTCATCCATATTCCCCTGCATGATGACTTGACCGTGATCCATCACAATGACCCGGTCGGCAACGGCCGCCAGATCCTCGACCATATGTGTACTCAACAGCACAATCTTCGTCTGAGCATAAACGTCCAAGAATCTGCGAATGTCAATTCTCTGCATAGGATCCAGACCAACCGTCGGTTCATCCAGCAACAGCACCGAAGGCTCGGTAACCACAGCGCACGCGATGCCTGCTCTTTGTCTCATACCACCGGAAAGACTGTGTACCGGACGCCGCTCCATATCGGCAAGCCCCACCAACGCAATTGCCTTGTGAGCAGTCTCATCCGCCATATCGTAAGACAGACCATGAGCCCACGCCGCGTACCGAACGTTGCGCAACAGACTCGAAGATTCCATCAACTCGAAACGTTGAGGCAGATAACCGATTCGTGGACGAGCCTTTTTTCTACCCTCGCCAGTAATGATGCTCTGCCCGTCTAAAAGGATTGCCCCACCCTGAGGCGTATCCAACGTCGAGAGCAGATTCATCAATGTTGTCTTACCGGCACCGTTAGGCCCCAACAAGCCAACAACCCCAGGCTGCAAAGAGAACGAAACATCATTCAACGCCTTGTGTCCGCCGTACGAAAAACAGACGTCCTCGACCCGAATCTCGGAAACCGAAACAGCAGCCATGCGATTTCATTCCTTTCAAATAACCTTCAACTCGAGCTCCACAACGCGCCCGGCATAAATGTCTATATAATTCAGGATAAAATACAAAGTTGGATAAAGCAATCTGGCGTAGACCTCTTCAATATCGCAAACCAGCCAATACAACGTCAAGCGCGCCACCATCTACCGCGTACTCGACAACACCAAAACAAAGACAAGGGGCAGAAGGAGGAAGTGCCCGACGCAGGTCGCCCTGCGCCGGGCCGGCCCTAGCTATCGCCTGCGGCACCTCCAGATGACGACCAGCCCGCAACCTACAACAATCACGAGCAGCACGTCCACCACCGCGTTGTCCGCGTTGGCCGCCAAAACGACGACCAACGCCACGATGGCCTGGATGGCCTCAGGATAGTCAGAACCCTTCCTATTCTTAGGCATGTTGGATACCTAACTTTCAATGTGGCCGCGCCACGACAGGCGCGGCGAGGTCGATACGGCCGAAAGGCCGCACGGTTGCATCCTGCGCAAACAGGACGCGACTGTCTCATTTTACTGCGAAAGAGGAATATCCCAAGCCAGGTGATATACTGTGCTTGTTGGTTGTGGCATCGCAAACCTTCCGGATCATTAGGCGGGCAATAAAGCTTTTACCGGGAGGGGTCACGATCAGCATTAGGCATTACGCCTAATCTTCAATGTGGCCGTCGGCCCCGATATCTGGAAACAAATACTGGGGCCGAGGTGTATCACATTCACATATCTCGATCAATAACCACTGATTAAGAGTAACCGAAAACAGCGCCACTGCCATCACCTGAACGCCCAGCATTTACTCAGCAGATTCAATAGCAAACAGTGAAAATCAAAAATAAATAATAGCAACCTTAATCTCAATTGGGAGAAGCTCATAGCAATTCATGGCACCCAGCAGTAACTCTTGAGAATCCTGAAAACTAAATCGTTAGGTCAGCGGATCGATGCCGCTCGGAGCCACCACTCAGGTCTCGAAACCAAGCAATCCCAACGGTTTCGAGGCTTTCTTGTTTCTCAGAGCTGTTTGGCTACCCAATCGACGATGTAGGGGGCGACGCCGTCGATCTGGTCGATGGCGATGTCGAAATCGCGCGGGCCGCCGTACCACGGGTCGACCAGGTCGATGTCGCTTTCGTGGCCCGGCGCGGGCTTGGGCAGGTTCGGGTCGAAGCTGCGGTAAAGGTGCACTTCCGGCTTCTTGTCCGCCGGCAACAGGCGCAGCAACCCCCTTTCGTGCGACCATGTCATCGGCAGGAACAGGTCGCTTTCGTCGATCTCCTCGGGGGTGATGCGATGCGCGAAATGGTGCTTGGGAATCTCGTAGCCGCGCTGGCGCAGCACGCGCACGGCACGCGGGTCGATTGGATGGCTGTATTCCTCATCGCTCACGCCGCTGGACATCACGCGCACCTTGTCGCCCAAACCGCGCTCCTCGAAGTTGGCGCGCAGGATGATCTCGGCCATCGGGGAACGGCAGATGTTGCCGGTGCAGACGGTCATGACGGTGTATGGATGGTTGGACATGGTACAGTATCTTTCTCCTATAAAACTACGAATGACGTCAATACAGCCATCATAACGAACCGGCCGTAATAGGCTTCATCGAACAAATCATACATAAATGTATTACATCGAATGTCAATGACATAACGCAGCCATCGTTACATACCCACTTGCACGCGACCTGTCAGACTTGATATCGATGTGCTTCAATTCGAAAAATGCAAACCCAACCACACGGCCTATGCCAGCAACCCGGCGAATCGGAAACCGCATCGCTCGAATATGAATGATGCGGACACAGCCGCTACAACGACCATATCCGCATCAAAGCTAAAACAACACCGACCGTTATGAGTTCTTCTGATAGGTGACGAAACGGAAGGCTTCGATGGCGCCTTCCTGCTTCGCCGGAGAGGTCCAGGAACCATTGTCCTTGACGCTCCAAGCCCCATCGCGCACCAACTCATTCATGTCGGGCGCGTAGGTGTCGGCGTCGAAACGGCCACGGATATAGGTGACGTAGGCCTTGTTGGCAAAGGGCATGATGGAATGGAAGAGCTGCGCTCCCCCGATCACCCAGATCTCGCTGCGGTCGAGGCCATCGTCGGGAATGGCTTCCTGACGCGCGTAATCGAGCGCCGCGTCGATGTCGTTGGCCGCCGTGGCACCGGCCGCATGCCAGTTCGGATCATGCGAGACGACGATGTTGTCGCGATTGGGCAGAGGACGGAATTTCGGATTAAGTGAGTCCCATGTCTTGCGTCCCATGATCACAGGATGCGAAACGGTCAACTCCTTGAAATGCTTCATGTCTTCGGCAAGATGCCAAGGTATCCCACCTTCGAACCCCATCGCACCCGGACGGCCTTGCATATCCTGCGCGCACGCCCAGATGAGATTCACCGAGAACGTCTTGACGACATCGTCCCCCCAGTCCTCGATGGCTGTTTGCCCGGCAATTCCGGGCTCGGGTTCGTGATAGCCGCTACGGCTACTGTCATGCTCCATTTCATGTACTCCTTGAATTAGGCAATGTATCCAGTCTAACCAACGGTTGAGACGCATTTCGCGCCGGTTGAAACCACATCTCAACCCAAGAATGTCAACATATCAATAAAGCGATCTCAGCCACTCCTGACGCGACCTTAGCTGGCACAAACAACAGCCCGCAACGCGTCAAACCGCAACCGCGCAAATGCCGCCACCACTTAGTCGGCAACGCGTTTTTCAGACCGCGACCGGTGCCTTGATGGCCGGGTGATGCTGGTAATTGACGATCTTGAAATCCTCGTACTGGTAGTCGAAAATCGAATCGGCCTTGCGGATCTCGATCTGCGGGTACGGGTAAGGTTCGCGCGAAAGCTGGGTCAGAACCTGCTCGATGTGGTTATCGTAGACATGGCAATCGCCGCCGGTCCAGACGAACTCCCCTGGCTCAAGCCCCGTCTGCTGCGCCATCATCAAGGTCAAAAGCGAATAGGAGGCGATGTTGAACGGCACCCCAAGGAACATATCGCAGGAACGCTGGTACAGCTGGCAGGAGAGCTTGCCATCGGCCACATAGAACTGGAAGAGAGCATGACAGGGCGGCAACGCCATCTGCTCGACCTCGGCCGGATTCCAGGCCGTGACAATCATGCGGCGGGAATCGGGATGGGTTTTGATGAGATTGAGCACATTGGAAATCTGGTCGATGGTGCGGTTCGGGTCATCTTTGGTCGGTGCAGGCCAGCTGCGCCACTGCACCCCGTAAACCGGTCCCAAATCGCCGTTCTCGTCGGCCCATTCGTCCCAGATGTGCACGTTGTGCTCCTGCAGCCAGCGCACGTTGCTCGAACCCTTGAGGAACCACAACAGCTCGTAGGCGATGCCTTTGAAATAGACCGTCTTGGTGGTCAACAGCGGGAATCCCTTGGAAAGATCAAAACGCATCTGACGGCCAAACAGGGAAATCGTGCCCGTACCGGTACGGTCGGTCTTGAGCGTTCCGTTGGTCAGGATGTCGCGCACCAAATCCTCGTATGGCATGGGGATGTCGGTATTGGGACGTGCGGGGATCTTATGACGAATTTCTTCAAGTTGTTCTCGGGTCAGCATAATCACTCATTCTAGCAACCAGTATCGGCCTTGCAATTCCCGAAAATGAACTTTTCTATGCAACAGGCCACATGCTTTCATTTCACTGATAGAAAAGGGACGGATTCGGATGTATCCTGTTTCGTCCACAAGTTCTGCAGAGCGAATATGCAAGGCGGTACTTGGGGATAGATTGGTAGGGACACGCCTTGAGTGCAAGGCACAAACGCGAGGAGGTACGCAATATGGCAAAGAAACTGTGGGTGGAACGCAACAAGGACGGTTCCTGGGACGCATTCAGCGACGAGGGCGCACATCTGAAGTTCGGGCATGGCAGGGGCCAGTTCAACCCCGGCGACCTGATGAAGGTGGCGCTGGCGGCCTGCGGCGCGCTTTCCAGCCAGATGACCATCGAGAATTCACTGGGCGAAGGCAAGGGCGCGAAGATCACCGTCGATGGCGATTACGACCGTGAGGCCGACGGCTACACCGCGTTCCGCGAGCAAGTGGTCGTCGACGCGCAAAGCGCCGGCATTCATGGCGAGGACGTCGAGAAGCTCAAGGACCGCGTCAAGAAGCACATCGACAAGTCCTGCACGGTGATGCACACCTATGAGGTGGCCACGCCAGTGACGATGGACGTCAAGGTGCTCACCAAGTAGCCCCCAACCACCATTACAAAAGAACGGTGCCAATTCCTTTTGCGAAAATCGGCACCGTTCTTTGTTATCCGAACGATAATCAGTTCTTGTGTTCCGGATCGATCGAGGACTCAATCTCCTCGGCGGCGGAGCTGCCAGCGGTTTTGACGGAGACCTGCTCGACGCCTGGGATGCCCTCGATGGCACCGTCGGAGCGGGACTTCTCGGCTTCCACGTACTTGCGCGGCACCACGAAGACCGGGCCTGCCGCATGCTGGATGAGGCCTTGGCTGGTGGAGCCGACCAGAAGGCCGGTGAACCCGCCCTTGCCGCGGGAGCCGACGACCACGATGTCGTGATCGTAGCTGGCCTTGGTCAAGGCGCTGACGGCGGATTCGGGAACGATGGTCTTGGTGATCTTGAGCTCCGGATGCGCCTGGCGAACCGGGGCGAGCTGGGTCTCCAGATCCTCCATATAGGAATCGTAAACGCCGTCCTCGTCGCTCACGCCCTGCAGGCCCGCCACGGCGTCGATGACGTCAAGTTCGGCGCCACGGTCGGCGGAAAGGTCGGCGGCGATCTGCAGCGCCTTAAGCCCCCACGGGCTGGAGTCGATGCCGACGGCCACACGCTTGATGGTGTTGTTCAGATGCATGGTCTTGCCATCATCATCGGTGTAAGGCACCACGATGATCGGGCAATAGGCGTAGGCAGGTAGCGAGGAACTGGTGGTTCCGAGCAGACGTTCGGCCAACCCGCCCTTGCCGCGGTTGCCGATGACGATCAGGTTGTAGTTGCGCGAAAGCTCGACGAAGACCGAGGACGGGTCGCCGGTGACGATGAGCGTTTGCGCTTCGACGCCCTGCTCGTCGGCGATGGCCTTGGCCTTGGAGAGAATCTCCTGCGCGTCGATGTGGGCCGCGTTGTCATCGCCCATCGACGTGTAGGTGGAATCGAACGAAACCGCCGCGTAGCTCGGCAATGAATAGGCGCAAACGATCTGCAGCGTCAACCCTGCGTGCTTGGCATAATTCGCCGCCCACCAGGTTGCCTTGTAGCTGGCTTGCGACCCATCAACACCTACCAAAATAGCCTTGTCGTTTACCATGGCTACCTCCTTGACATACATGAGGCCGATTCATAACGGCTCTTTCTCAAGGATACCAGCCTTATCACCATCGTGTAAATTCTGCGCTATATAAAAAACGCGCCCCGTGCTGGAACGCGTTCAAAAAAAATCCGGAATACTACAGAACCCTGCGGATGGAATATGGGCTGCCGAAGGCGTAGCGAACGGGGGTGTAAACCGTGCCCGCACTCGGATTG
Proteins encoded:
- a CDS encoding thymidylate synthase, yielding MMLTREQLEEIRHKIPARPNTDIPMPYEDLVRDILTNGTLKTDRTGTGTISLFGRQMRFDLSKGFPLLTTKTVYFKGIAYELLWFLKGSSNVRWLQEHNVHIWDEWADENGDLGPVYGVQWRSWPAPTKDDPNRTIDQISNVLNLIKTHPDSRRMIVTAWNPAEVEQMALPPCHALFQFYVADGKLSCQLYQRSCDMFLGVPFNIASYSLLTLMMAQQTGLEPGEFVWTGGDCHVYDNHIEQVLTQLSREPYPYPQIEIRKADSIFDYQYEDFKIVNYQHHPAIKAPVAV
- a CDS encoding low molecular weight protein-tyrosine-phosphatase; protein product: MSNHPYTVMTVCTGNICRSPMAEIILRANFEERGLGDKVRVMSSGVSDEEYSHPIDPRAVRVLRQRGYEIPKHHFAHRITPEEIDESDLFLPMTWSHERGLLRLLPADKKPEVHLYRSFDPNLPKPAPGHESDIDLVDPWYGGPRDFDIAIDQIDGVAPYIVDWVAKQL
- a CDS encoding DUF4190 domain-containing protein, producing MNSNDFGGDTPQGSGRGDSQYSGPQQNQNPSYGQAPQWQEPSYQQNAGYQAPYSYNAGYGAQNNPTPDYGAYGPMSMGPQNYYSPEPYQKWNTMCIIGFILSFFVPVVGLVLSIVALIQINHSGEKSKAMSIAGIVISVVSTILSIILAIALVAALGYGVSHYGDTDCHGSDYSSNPFNDDDDPDDDGEDTGYTYYRYDSPQDHIVTSSDLAISW
- a CDS encoding ATP-binding cassette domain-containing protein — protein: MAAVSVSEIRVEDVCFSYGGHKALNDVSFSLQPGVVGLLGPNGAGKTTLMNLLSTLDTPQGGAILLDGQSIITGEGRKKARPRIGYLPQRFELMESSSLLRNVRYAAWAHGLSYDMADETAHKAIALVGLADMERRPVHSLSGGMRQRAGIACAVVTEPSVLLLDEPTVGLDPMQRIDIRRFLDVYAQTKIVLLSTHMVEDLAAVADRVIVMDHGQVIMQGNMDDLAARGKGRSDALASVWELGYEALMDAERRQGGGAVSKPVQSDDPKKVRDE
- a CDS encoding universal stress protein, translated to MVNDKAILVGVDGSQASYKATWWAANYAKHAGLTLQIVCAYSLPSYAAVSFDSTYTSMGDDNAAHIDAQEILSKAKAIADEQGVEAQTLIVTGDPSSVFVELSRNYNLIVIGNRGKGGLAERLLGTTSSSLPAYAYCPIIVVPYTDDDGKTMHLNNTIKRVAVGIDSSPWGLKALQIAADLSADRGAELDVIDAVAGLQGVSDEDGVYDSYMEDLETQLAPVRQAHPELKITKTIVPESAVSALTKASYDHDIVVVGSRGKGGFTGLLVGSTSQGLIQHAAGPVFVVPRKYVEAEKSRSDGAIEGIPGVEQVSVKTAGSSAAEEIESSIDPEHKN
- a CDS encoding dihydrofolate reductase, translated to MEHDSSRSGYHEPEPGIAGQTAIEDWGDDVVKTFSVNLIWACAQDMQGRPGAMGFEGGIPWHLAEDMKHFKELTVSHPVIMGRKTWDSLNPKFRPLPNRDNIVVSHDPNWHAAGATAANDIDAALDYARQEAIPDDGLDRSEIWVIGGAQLFHSIMPFANKAYVTYIRGRFDADTYAPDMNELVRDGAWSVKDNGSWTSPAKQEGAIEAFRFVTYQKNS
- a CDS encoding NAD(P)/FAD-dependent oxidoreductase, whose amino-acid sequence is MTTIAILGAGYGGMRAAKQLAKANTGAQIILINKNPYHYQSTELHEVAAGTKQPDEITFDIRKAVDSSVKVIIDEVTKVDQDAKKVDLKGSNPLAYDYLVNALGFESETFGIKGADENGWPILDIDTAVAARNHLEETLKRYKTSHDANDLHIVVCGAGFTSIEYLGELVYRLPDLAEEYGFPLDQVKIDCIEATPRILPMFDPKLADWGVKFLEGKGVTFHVSTPITEVKPDAVVSNDTVFPAHTIIWTTGVHGSHVIADSGYDQKRNRVVVEDDLSVKGHPEEFLVGDVSAVPNPDNGRLYPTTAQISIAQADCAADNIVARIKGGEPKKFVYKSLGTLCSLGPKTGIAEVNVMGHWKLKGAKASAAKKMVADRSVAELTDVPDIMRK
- a CDS encoding OsmC family protein, encoding MAKKLWVERNKDGSWDAFSDEGAHLKFGHGRGQFNPGDLMKVALAACGALSSQMTIENSLGEGKGAKITVDGDYDREADGYTAFREQVVVDAQSAGIHGEDVEKLKDRVKKHIDKSCTVMHTYEVATPVTMDVKVLTK
- the trmB gene encoding tRNA (guanosine(46)-N7)-methyltransferase TrmB — encoded protein: MTAVQENDHRIHQVLSFVRRTGRLDDRLRRAWQRYAPDFLLDVNAGPGLLDVRPGFVFDRAFVGETWGNSHPLVIEIGTGQGENVIAAAQNRPGTNFLAVEVYDPGVAHTMLRAGKLGLSNLRIAQINAPELFAASESGVADEVWTFFPDPWPKMRHHKRRLVQPALASDVHRALRKGSVWRLATDIEDYALHVHEVMDGRDDFTNAGTLTVSLPTEHVGKGTADKAATLPHADFKESQRYEGRILTNFEKKGLAAGRVIHDFTYQAK